One part of the Neoarius graeffei isolate fNeoGra1 chromosome 2, fNeoGra1.pri, whole genome shotgun sequence genome encodes these proteins:
- the LOC132881450 gene encoding uncharacterized protein LOC132881450 has translation MVQKIKDPWRLFLCGLPQEDYIWEQWYGKKVLSRHQLEASHKTSVRSLKHTSALPGATINSSEVNPSMADRVCAQKIHICSFIAQHDLPLTISQPLVNLMRAVSEDRSALSRLSLSNAHASYLSTHGIAPHFKNVSSVKLQTKMFSLNADEATNANMDKMLNVLVRFFDEEMRKVVTQHFGSRIVNIADASSLTNALHDILQSYNLTWDQVTSVLLDNCSIMRGKRSGVETQIRQLNPSLLDISGDTVHMVSNADKALLGSFQNYVEEFCMDVYYDIEKFPKQKELFGELQSLLHMKKKSLIRPISSRFLQMLDVCNRVRELVDPLIAHYYSFLSPNDQHKYRWLLNQVQQKHGVTSDEKARMVVLQQQLVKGQTDANNDHKKRICVLFTKFNKLTTTIDMYRGILPSFQVFLKKLQHEKPMLHILHVEMVLLVRDVLSKFMKPDTIPLDVDSLLNLDLHNRDLQYPDKLLSVGKFSHFAVNKARLDKKPWVQELYKALREGYTKAAVFLMKNLPLKNKVISSLSALSLLHWSRINMFSVHLALWPRPCQMS, from the exons ATGGTGCAGAAAATTAAAGATCCCTGGCGTTTgtttttgtgtggtttgccacaagaaGATTATATATGGGAGCAATGGTACGGTAAGAAGGTGCTTTCACGCCATCAGCTAGAAGCTAGCCACAAGACGTCTGTAAGAAGTCTGAAACACACATCTGCTTTGCCTGGTGCAACTATTAACAGCAGTGAG gtcaacCCATCCATGGCTGATCGTGTCTGCGCCCAGAAAATACACATCTGTTCCTTTATAGCACAACATGATCTGCCATTGACCATATCCCAGCCTCTGGTCAACCTGATGCGAGCAGTTTCGGAAGACAGGAGCGCGCTATCCAGGCTGTCCTTGTCAAATGCACACGCCTCTTACTTGAGCACTCATGGCATTGCACCGCATTTCAAAAATGTATCATCAGTGAAGCTGCAAACAAAAATGTTTTCCCTGAACGCAGATGAGGCAACTAATGCTAACATGGATAAAATGTTAAATGTGCTTGTTCGCTTTTTTGATGAGGAAATGAGGAAGGTGGTCACACAGCACTTTGGGTCCAGGATAGTAAACATCGCAGATGCTTCCAGCCTCACCAATGCACTGCACGATATCCTCCAGTCATATAACTTGACCTGGGATCAAGTCACATCGGTTTTGCTGGACAACTGCAGCATCATGAGAGGCAAGCGGTCTGGAGTGGAGACCCAAATTAGGCAGCTCAATCCATCTCTACTTGATATCAGTGGAGACACAGTTCACATGGTGTCAAATGCTGACAAGGCCCTTTTGGGGTCTTTTCAGAATTATGTGGAGGAATTTTGCATGGATGTCTATTATGACATTGAAAAGTTCCCTAAGCAGAAGGAACTGTTTGGAGAGTTGCAATCCCTTCTACATATGAAGAAAAAGAGCCTGATCCGCCCCATCAGCAGCAGGTTTCTGCAGATGCTAGATGTGTGCAACAGGGTAAGGGAGCTTGTGGATCCACTGATTGCACACTACTACAGCTTCCTTTCACCCAATGATCAGCACAAATACAG ATGGCTACTCAACCAGGTGCAGCAAAAACATGGAGTGACGTCAGATGAAAAGGCTAGGATGGTTGTACTACAGCAACAGCTTGTGAAAGGCCAAACTGATGCAAATAATGACCACAAGAAAAGGATCTGTGTGCTTTTCACCAAGTTCAACAAGCTCACAACCACAATTGACATGTACAGAG GTATCCTTCCTTCTTTTCAGGTCTTCCTGAAGAAGCTACAGCATGAAAAGCCCATGCTTCACATTCTGCACGTGGAAATGGTGCTGCTGGTGAGGGATGTTCTCTCAAAATTCATGAAGCCTGATACCATCCCCTTGGATGTGGATAGCTTGTTGAACCTGGATTTACACAACAGAGACCTGCAATATCCAGACAAGCTCTTGTCTGTTGGCAAATTCAGCCATTTTGCAGTCAACAAGGCGAGGCTGGACAAGAAACCGTGGGTGCAGGAGCTCTACAAGGCACTAAGAGAAGGCTACACCAAGGCAGCTGTGTTCTTGATGAAAAACCTGCCGTTGAAGAACAAAGTCATTTCCTCTTTATCTGCACTCTCTCTCCTTCATTGGTCCAGGATCAACATGTTCTCAGTGCATTTAGCACTTTGGCCAAGGCCTTGCCAAATGTCATAA